In Acidimicrobiales bacterium, the sequence ACGCCGGTCCCGAGGCGGCGGTCGGGGCGGGGGTGGGGCGGACAGGACCGTGACGTCATCTTCTTGGACGACCTCCGGCAGTGGCGCGTCCCGAGGGGAAGCGGGCTGGCGCTGCTGCCGGAACCGGTCCTGCGGTCGTAGGAGGGGACGGAGCGCCGGCCCTTAGGAGCGCCGGCCCTTCAGGAGCGCCTCGGCCCCCTCCGCCAGCTCCCGCACGACGTCGGCGGCGCGGTCCACCTGGTGCACGGCGCCGACGGACTGCCCGGCGTAGAGGGCCATGGCGTCGGTCCGTCCCGTTGTGCGTCGCCCGGGACATGGCGGGCTCAGGCGGGCGACCGGGACCCGGGCGCCGCCGGGCATCTCCATCTCGCCCACGACGTCGTCGTGGATCGCCTGGGCGGCTTCGACGCAGGACCTGAGCACCCGGTGCGGCGCATCGGGCCACAGGACCGAGAACGTCGTCGTGAGCACGGTGTCGTCAGGCCCGGCGGCGATCAGCGCCTCGACGTACGACTGGTGGGCATCGGCCTCCGCAGTCGCCACGAAGCGGGTACCCACCCGGGCTGCCGCGGCGCCGGCGGCGAGGACCGCAGCCATGGTCCTGGCCGTGGCGATCCCGCCGGCGGCGACCACGGGTACGTCCACCGCCTCGAGCACGGCCTCGAGCAGCGGGAGCAGGGCGACCCGACCCCGGACGTGCCCGCCGGCTTCGACACCCTGGGCCACCACGAGGTCGCACCCTGCGCCGGCGGCCGCTCTTGCCTCGTCGACCGACCCGACCTGCCATCCGACCAGTCCCCCGCCCTCATGGACGAGGGCCACCAGGGCGGCGTCCGGCTCGCCGTAGAAGAACTCGACGAGCCGGCACCGGCCGGCGGCCGCTGCCACCGCCTCGCGGTCGACGAACGGCATCAGGAAGTTGACGCCGACCGGACCGGCGGTCCGCTGGCCCACGGACTCCAGCACTTCGGCCACCTCCGCCGGCGGGGCCATCGGCATCCCGACCATCCCGAGGGCGCCGGCGTCGGTGACAGCCACGGCGAGATCGGGGCTGGCCGCACCGCCCATGCCCGCCTGCTGGAGCGGCACCGTGCAACCGACGAGCCGGGTGAAGGCAGTA encodes:
- a CDS encoding nitronate monooxygenase, which gives rise to MQLTTEAGMDTAFTRLVGCTVPLQQAGMGGAASPDLAVAVTDAGALGMVGMPMAPPAEVAEVLESVGQRTAGPVGVNFLMPFVDREAVAAAAGRCRLVEFFYGEPDAALVALVHEGGGLVGWQVGSVDEARAAAGAGCDLVVAQGVEAGGHVRGRVALLPLLEAVLEAVDVPVVAAGGIATARTMAAVLAAGAAAARVGTRFVATAEADAHQSYVEALIAAGPDDTVLTTTFSVLWPDAPHRVLRSCVEAAQAIHDDVVGEMEMPGGARVPVARLSPPCPGRRTTGRTDAMALYAGQSVGAVHQVDRAADVVRELAEGAEALLKGRRS